A DNA window from Arachis duranensis cultivar V14167 chromosome 3, aradu.V14167.gnm2.J7QH, whole genome shotgun sequence contains the following coding sequences:
- the LOC107477211 gene encoding proline-rich protein 4 isoform X2 yields the protein MQIFTWHQGALVCFLLSVLFLGLGFCHGDQSTLEVVGIGECTDCKENNINIEQAFSGLKVSIDCKVSNGDFKRRGEGEFDKNGNFKVTIPEDIVKDGEVKEECYAQLHSAKAAPCPAHDDDGLHHSKIVLTNSKLSTVGKLKFSSVTCPSKFFWPLFKHPLFNHPLFKHHPLFKHPHLPKIPHIPIPHKKFPPVPHFPIPHKKFPPLPPKPKIFHKHPHPFFPPIYKKPLPPPVPIEKPPLPPPVPIEKPPLPPPVPIVKPLPPPVPVFKKPCPPPKVEKPKPKPPPLPPAPIVLPPKKPCPPKTKPPPSPKPSPPKTKPPPSPKPSPPKTKPPPSPSPSPPYVKPLPPPVPKPSCPPLPPKILPPLPPKILPPPVPIYKPPPVVIGKPPCPPFVKPIPPIPKLPPWKPLPPLPKLPPWKPLPPLPKLPPFKKPPCPPLPKLPPKSFFHHHPKFGKWPPLPPFSPSNP from the exons ATGCAGATTTTCACTTGGCATCAAGGAGCACTTGTGTGCTTCTTGTTGTCAGTGCTTTTTTTGGGTCTTGGATTTTGCCATGGAGACCAAAGTACATTGGAGGTAGTTGGAATTGGAGAATGCACAGATTGCAAGGAGAATAATATTAACATAGAACAAGCATTTTCTG GATTAAAGGTGAGTATAGATTGCAAAGTATCAAATGGAGACTTCAAAAGAAGAGGTGAAGGTGAGTTTGACAAGAATGGGAACTTCAAAGTAACAATTCCAGAGGACATAGTAAAAGATGGTGAAGTCAAAGAAGAGTGCTATGCTCAATTGCATAGTGCAAAAGCTGCACCATGCCCTGCACATGATGATGATGGTCTTCACCACTCTAAAATAGTTCTCACCAATTCAAAACTTAGCACTGTTGGAAAACTGAAGTTTTCATCAGTTACATGCCCTTCAAAATTCTTCTGGCCTTTGTTCAAACACCCTCTCTTTAACCACCCTCTATTCAAACACCACCCTCTTTTCAAACACCCTCACTTGCCTAAGATTCCACATATTCCAATTCCTCACAAGAAATTTCCACCAGTTCCACATTTTCCAATTCCTCACAAGAAATTTCCACCATTACCACCAAAACCAAAGATTTTCCATAAACACCCTCACCCTTTCTTTCCACCTATCTATAAAAAACCTCTTCCACCACCAGTTCCAATTGAGAAACCACCTCTTCCTCCACCAGTTCCAATTGAGAAACCACCACTTCCTCCACCAGTTCCAATTGTGAAGCCTCTTCCTCCACCTGTGCCAGTTTTCAAGAAGCCATGTCCACCACCAAAGGTCGAGAAGCCAAAGCCAAAGCCGCCTCCATTGCCGCCGGCACCAATAGTTTTGCCTCCCAAGAAGCCATGTCCACCAAAG ACAAAGCCTCCACCATCACCAAAACCATCTCCACCAAAGACCAAGCCTCCACCATCACCAAAACCATCCCCACCAAAGACTAAGCCTCCACCATCACCATCCCCATCACCACCATATGTTAAACCTCTTCCTCCACCAGTTCCAAAGCCATCATGTCCTCCTCTTCCTCCCAAGATTCTTCCACCTCTTCCCCCCAAGATTCTTCCACCTCCTGTTCCAATTTACAAGCCACCACCGGTAGTTATTGGTAAACCACCATGTCCACCATTTGTGAAACCAATCCCTCCTATCCCTAAGCTGCCACCATGGAAGCCTCTTCCTCCACTACCAAAGCTTCCACCATGGaagcctcttcctcctcttccaaAGTTGCCACCTTTCAAGAAGCCTCCATGTCCACCCCTTCCTAAGCTCCCTCCAAAGTCCTTCTTCCACCATCACCCCAAGTTTGGAAAATGGCCTCCACTCCCACCTTTCTCTCCTTCTAATCCATAG
- the LOC107477211 gene encoding proline-rich protein 4 isoform X1, translating to MQIFTWHQGALVCFLLSVLFLGLGFCHGDQSTLEVVGIGECTDCKENNINIEQAFSGLKVSIDCKVSNGDFKRRGEGEFDKNGNFKVTIPEDIVKDGEVKEECYAQLHSAKAAPCPAHDDDGLHHSKIVLTNSKLSTVGKLKFSSVTCPSKFFWPLFKHPLFNHPLFKHHPLFKHPHLPKIPHIPIPHKKFPPVPHFPIPHKKFPPLPPKPKIFHKHPHPFFPPIYKKPLPPPVPIEKPPLPPPVPIEKPPLPPPVPIVKPLPPPVPVFKKPCPPPKVEKPKPKPPPLPPAPIVLPPKKPCPPKAKPPPSPKPSPPKTKPPPSPKPSPPKTKPPPSPKPSPPKTKPPPSPSPSPPYVKPLPPPVPKPSCPPLPPKILPPLPPKILPPPVPIYKPPPVVIGKPPCPPFVKPIPPIPKLPPWKPLPPLPKLPPWKPLPPLPKLPPFKKPPCPPLPKLPPKSFFHHHPKFGKWPPLPPFSPSNP from the exons ATGCAGATTTTCACTTGGCATCAAGGAGCACTTGTGTGCTTCTTGTTGTCAGTGCTTTTTTTGGGTCTTGGATTTTGCCATGGAGACCAAAGTACATTGGAGGTAGTTGGAATTGGAGAATGCACAGATTGCAAGGAGAATAATATTAACATAGAACAAGCATTTTCTG GATTAAAGGTGAGTATAGATTGCAAAGTATCAAATGGAGACTTCAAAAGAAGAGGTGAAGGTGAGTTTGACAAGAATGGGAACTTCAAAGTAACAATTCCAGAGGACATAGTAAAAGATGGTGAAGTCAAAGAAGAGTGCTATGCTCAATTGCATAGTGCAAAAGCTGCACCATGCCCTGCACATGATGATGATGGTCTTCACCACTCTAAAATAGTTCTCACCAATTCAAAACTTAGCACTGTTGGAAAACTGAAGTTTTCATCAGTTACATGCCCTTCAAAATTCTTCTGGCCTTTGTTCAAACACCCTCTCTTTAACCACCCTCTATTCAAACACCACCCTCTTTTCAAACACCCTCACTTGCCTAAGATTCCACATATTCCAATTCCTCACAAGAAATTTCCACCAGTTCCACATTTTCCAATTCCTCACAAGAAATTTCCACCATTACCACCAAAACCAAAGATTTTCCATAAACACCCTCACCCTTTCTTTCCACCTATCTATAAAAAACCTCTTCCACCACCAGTTCCAATTGAGAAACCACCTCTTCCTCCACCAGTTCCAATTGAGAAACCACCACTTCCTCCACCAGTTCCAATTGTGAAGCCTCTTCCTCCACCTGTGCCAGTTTTCAAGAAGCCATGTCCACCACCAAAGGTCGAGAAGCCAAAGCCAAAGCCGCCTCCATTGCCGCCGGCACCAATAGTTTTGCCTCCCAAGAAGCCATGTCCACCAAAGGCTAAACCTCCACCATCACCAAAACCATCTCCACCAAAGACAAAGCCTCCACCATCACCAAAACCATCTCCACCAAAGACCAAGCCTCCACCATCACCAAAACCATCCCCACCAAAGACTAAGCCTCCACCATCACCATCCCCATCACCACCATATGTTAAACCTCTTCCTCCACCAGTTCCAAAGCCATCATGTCCTCCTCTTCCTCCCAAGATTCTTCCACCTCTTCCCCCCAAGATTCTTCCACCTCCTGTTCCAATTTACAAGCCACCACCGGTAGTTATTGGTAAACCACCATGTCCACCATTTGTGAAACCAATCCCTCCTATCCCTAAGCTGCCACCATGGAAGCCTCTTCCTCCACTACCAAAGCTTCCACCATGGaagcctcttcctcctcttccaaAGTTGCCACCTTTCAAGAAGCCTCCATGTCCACCCCTTCCTAAGCTCCCTCCAAAGTCCTTCTTCCACCATCACCCCAAGTTTGGAAAATGGCCTCCACTCCCACCTTTCTCTCCTTCTAATCCATAG
- the LOC107477213 gene encoding translocon-associated protein subunit alpha: MASVKTFWIFSLVLLLLASPFVQVARCQSDSDSDESVDTTTEESNDIGIVGDDVQDFGDATTFPAAPGVDTICVFPKNSARLITAGEETELLVGLKNDGDSSMNVIAIRASVHLPFDHRLLVQNLTAQVFNNGTVPASAQATFPYEFAVSKFLQPGTFDLVGTILYEIDQHPYQNTFFNGTIEVAEAGGFLSMESVFLVTLGIALLVLLGLWIHGQIQHLSKKTKRAPKVEVGTRSTDASMDEWLEGTAYAQSNANKSKKKK; encoded by the exons ATGGCTTCCGTCAAAACCTTCTGGATTTTCTCTCTCGTTCTTCTCCTCCTCGCTTCTCCTTTCGTTCAAG TTGCTAGGTGCCAGTCTGATTCAGATTCAGATGAATCTGTGGACACTACCACTGAAGAATCAAATGATATTGGCATCGTTGGTGATGATGTCCAAGATTTTGGTGATGCGACGACCTTCCCTGCTGCTCCTGGAGTTGATACCATATGTGTTTTTCCGAAAAATAGTGCAAGAT TGATAACAGCTGGAGAAGAGACAGAACTGCTTGTTGGTTTGAAAAATGATG GTGATTCAAGCATGAATGTCATTGCAATTAGGGCTAGTGTTCACCTGCCGTTTGATCATCGTCTTCTTGTCCAAAATCTTACTGCTCAG GTTTTCAACAATGGTACCGTGCCAGCTTCTGCACAGGCTACATTCCCATATGAATTTGCTGTAAGCAAGTTCTTGCAG CCTGGAACTTTTGACCTTGTTGGCACTATTTTGTATGAGATAGACCAGCATCCTTACCAGAATACCTTCTTTAACGGCACTATTGAAGTTGCCGAGGCCGGTGGCTTTCTTAGCATGGAATCTGTCTTCCTTGTTACTCTTGGAATTGCCCTCCTCGTCCTCCTGGGGCTATGGATTCATGGTCAAATACAACACCTATCTAAG AAAACAAAGAGGGCTCCAAAGGTTGAAGTTGGGACTAGATCAACAGATGCTTCAATGGATGAATGGCTCGAG GGAACTGCTTATGCTCAGTCAAatgcaaacaaatcaaagaagaagaagtag
- the LOC107477235 gene encoding serine/threonine-protein phosphatase 7 long form homolog: protein MHDRIIPYLERAGLYHLASLNSHWFWLDEPLVSAFVERWRPETHTFHMPFGECTVTLQDVAFQLGLPVDGEVVSGCLCEFETYIEGGRPAWEWFQDLFGELPPPNKVKQMTVHFTWFHERFSVLPPDANEETVRIYARAYIMMLLSTQLFGDKSANRVHIRWLPFVANLDEIGRYSWGSAALAWLYRCMCRIANRNVTNLAGPLQLLQSWIFWRFPSLRPSGFDYFSIPLASRWSAYLPPNDGKEQRVISYRLALDRLSARDILWELYSALDVLVVVHPEILTEEHSRIWQAVTSLIYFAVIEWHQVDRVVPQLGGVQHIPEDALNIDWLHAKDGRGGDRWFPHYYRDWHLHWGADLMQGTQIPEEALQRGSSQVPRRSQLPHMPDNRRVERRRRVGTRESGQEWRWIYDMLHEDDAG, encoded by the exons ATGCATGATAGGATCATCCCGTATTTAGAGAGGGCTGGATTGTACCATTTGGCCAGTCTAAACAGCCATTGGTTCTGGTTGGATGAGCCATTGGTTAGTGCGTTCGTTGAGAGGTGGCGTCCTGAGACGCACACGTTCCACATGCCTTTTGGAGAGTGCACAGTGACATTGCAGGACGTGGCTTTTCAGCTTGGGTTGCCTGTTGATGGGGAGGTTGTGAGTGGTTGCTTATGTGAGTTTGAAACATACATTGAGGGTGGTCGACCAGCCTGGGAGTGGTTTCAGGACCTATTCGGTGAGCTGCCACCACCGAATAAGGTCAAGCAGATGACGGTCCACTTTACATGGTTCCACGAGAGGTTTAGTGTGCTACCACCAGATGCGAACGAGGAGACAGTTCGCATATACGCACGTGCCTACATCATGATGCTTTTATCTACTCAGTTATTTGGGGACAAGAGTGCGAACCGGGTACATATACGGTGGTTGCCATTTGTGGCAAACCTTGATGAGATAGGGCGATATAGCTGGGGTTCGGCTGCGTTGGCTTGGTTGTACCGATGTATGTGTCGGATAGCAAACAGAAATGTGACTAACCTTGCGGGTCCCCTCCAGTTGCTACAGAGTTGGATATTCTGGCGTTTTCCCTCGTTGAGGCCGTCCGGGTTTGATTATTTCTCTATTCCACTGGCATCCAG gTGGTCTGCTTACTTACCTCCGAACGATGGGAAAGAACAGAGGGTCATAAGTTATAGGCTTGCATTGGATCGCTTGAGCGCTCGTGAT attctgTGGGAGCTCTACTCTGCGCTTGATGTACTTGTTGTGGTCCATCCGGAGATACTCACAGAGGAGCATTCTCGCATCTGGCAAGCGGTCACTTCTTTGATATACTTTGCTGTCATCGAGTGGCATCAGGTTGATAGGGTTGTCCCACAGCTTGGTGGAGTTCAGCATATCCCCGAGGACGCTTTGAACATAGACTGGTTGCATGCTAAGGATGGAAGGGGAGGAGATAGGTGGTTCCCCCATTACTATCGGGACTGGCATTTACACTGGGGAGCAGACTTGATGCA GGGCACCCAGATACCTGAGGAAGCATTACAGAGAGGTTCGTCACAGGTCCCTCGCAGATCACAACTTCCTCATATGCCAGATAACCGCCGTGTTGAGAGACGCCGTCGTGTTGGTACTCGTGAGTCCGGTCAAGAGTGGCGATGGATATATGATATGCTGCACGAGGATGACGCAGGATAG